The Sphingobacteriales bacterium genome contains the following window.
CACCGTCAATCTTTATGGTCAGATTTCCATTTTTCCATTCTTCGATAATGTCGTAATATGTTTTCTGTAAATCGGGATGGTGCTCCACTCCTTCAAAGATACCCCAGTCAATTTCATCAATATTCTCACGGATTTCATGTGAAATATTTTTAGTCAGAAAATGCGCGACGGTCTGATGCGTCCTTTTGAGCTTAGAGGTGTAAATAACATCAAAATCGACCGGATGGTATTTATCAAAAAAAGCCTTAGCCTGTTGTATACCGGTATCATTCAAATCAGAATTGACGCCACGTCCCTGCACCACCTGTTTGACGTTGAAATCCGTCTGACCATGGCGAATAACGTAAATTTTTTTGGGAAAATGGCTTGAATCCTGCGGCATAAATAGGTAAATCGTTGTTCAGATGCC
Protein-coding sequences here:
- a CDS encoding histidine phosphatase family protein, producing the protein MPQDSSHFPKKIYVIRHGQTDFNVKQVVQGRGVNSDLNDTGIQQAKAFFDKYHPVDFDVIYTSKLKRTHQTVAHFLTKNISHEIRENIDEIDWGIFEGVEHHPDLQKTYYDIIEEWKNGNLTIKIDGGESAQDLADRVMPFVEEIKQSAHQTILICTHGRTLRVLICLLLGKPVSKMDEFSHENTCLYHLEYDGIKVDLIKENDLEHLNDANLENPGIPAEKQK